The proteins below are encoded in one region of Aulosira sp. FACHB-615:
- a CDS encoding SDR family oxidoreductase, which yields MSAEDLVLVVGATGGVGQLVVGKLLKKNVKVRVLTRNAAKAQKMFDNKVEIAVGDIREADTLPAAMPNITHIICCTGTTAFPSTRWDFDPQPNFLEWGQIFLDAEYREAKAKNTPAKVDAEGVSNLVAAAPRNLQRFVFVSSCGVYRKDKFPFSVLNAFGVLDAKQKGETAIANSGLPYTIIRPGRLIDGPFTSYDLNTLLKATTNGKLGVVLGQGDTLSGDASRIDVAAACVESISVPSTTNKAFDIINQGTRPAVINWEALFSQL from the coding sequence ATGAGTGCTGAAGATTTGGTGCTGGTTGTTGGTGCTACTGGTGGCGTTGGGCAGCTAGTTGTAGGAAAGCTGCTAAAGAAGAATGTCAAGGTGCGCGTCCTGACTCGCAATGCGGCAAAAGCCCAAAAGATGTTTGATAACAAAGTAGAAATTGCTGTTGGAGATATCCGGGAGGCTGACACATTGCCAGCAGCGATGCCGAATATTACTCACATTATCTGTTGTACTGGCACAACTGCTTTTCCTTCAACGAGATGGGACTTTGACCCTCAACCAAATTTTTTAGAATGGGGACAAATTTTTCTGGATGCTGAATATCGGGAAGCTAAGGCAAAAAATACGCCGGCGAAAGTGGATGCTGAGGGGGTGAGTAATTTGGTAGCGGCTGCACCTCGCAATTTGCAACGATTTGTGTTTGTGTCTTCTTGTGGTGTTTACCGCAAAGATAAATTTCCCTTTAGTGTGCTGAATGCTTTTGGTGTATTGGATGCTAAACAAAAAGGTGAAACTGCGATCGCTAATTCTGGTTTACCATACACTATCATTCGCCCCGGTCGTTTAATTGACGGGCCTTTCACTTCCTACGACTTGAATACTCTCCTCAAAGCCACCACTAATGGTAAGTTGGGTGTAGTTTTAGGTCAAGGCGACACCTTATCAGGAGATGCCAGCCGTATCGATGTTGCCGCCGCTTGTGTAGAATCAATTTCTGTACCATCTACCACTAATAAAGCTTTTGACATCATCAATCAAGGAACCAGACCTGCTGTAATTAATTGGGAAGCACTGTTTTCTCAGTTGTAG
- a CDS encoding cytochrome P450, with translation MTVINSLPDGPRIPYWLRMIKFIFRPIDYVEDFAKVYGDNFTVWGNGENQLVYFSHPQALEQIFTTDASYFEAGRGNQILRFLLGDHSLILLDGDRHQRQRQLLTPPFHGERMRAYGQTIREITQEVSHEWVIGKPFNIRTSMQEITLRVILRVVFGVDEGPMFQQLRPLLTSTLDIMSSPLMSSAFFFRFLQQDWGAWSPWGKIVRQLQQIDQLIYALIQERRAETGQNRQDILSLLIAARYDDGQPMSDVELRDELMTMLVAGHETTASALTWAFYWLDRLPKVREKLLQELSTLGTNPEPSDIAKLPYLTAVCQETLRIYPIVITAFFRVLKYPIEIMGYKLPAGTRVLPSIYLAHHRPEVYPQPNQFKPERFLERQFSPYEYLPFGGGNRRCIGLAFAQYEMKIALATILSQFQVSLLNQRPVRPVRRGLTLASPAGMQMVATPQNKC, from the coding sequence ACGGTGATAACTTTACAGTTTGGGGAAATGGGGAGAATCAACTTGTTTATTTTAGTCATCCCCAAGCACTAGAGCAGATTTTTACTACTGATGCAAGTTATTTTGAGGCTGGCAGAGGTAATCAAATTTTAAGATTTTTGCTTGGTGATCATTCCTTGATATTACTCGATGGCGATCGCCACCAACGCCAACGCCAATTACTCACACCGCCTTTTCATGGTGAGCGAATGCGGGCTTACGGTCAAACTATCCGCGAAATCACCCAAGAAGTTAGCCATGAATGGGTGATAGGTAAACCCTTTAATATCCGCACTTCTATGCAAGAAATTACCTTGCGCGTTATTTTGCGGGTGGTATTTGGTGTGGATGAAGGGCCGATGTTTCAACAACTCCGCCCATTACTCACTTCTACCTTAGACATTATGAGTTCCCCTTTGATGTCTAGTGCTTTCTTCTTTCGGTTTCTGCAACAAGACTGGGGCGCATGGAGTCCTTGGGGAAAAATTGTCCGCCAACTCCAACAAATTGATCAACTCATTTATGCACTCATTCAAGAACGCCGGGCTGAAACTGGGCAGAATCGCCAAGATATCCTCAGTTTACTGATTGCCGCACGTTATGATGATGGTCAACCAATGTCAGATGTCGAATTACGCGATGAATTAATGACAATGTTGGTTGCTGGACATGAAACCACAGCTTCCGCATTAACTTGGGCTTTTTATTGGCTTGACCGTTTACCAAAAGTCCGCGAAAAATTACTCCAAGAATTGTCTACTTTGGGAACTAACCCAGAACCAAGTGATATTGCCAAATTGCCTTATTTAACAGCCGTTTGCCAAGAAACCTTACGGATATATCCAATTGTAATCACTGCTTTCTTTCGGGTGCTAAAATACCCAATTGAAATTATGGGCTACAAATTACCCGCAGGTACAAGAGTTCTGCCTAGTATTTATTTAGCTCACCATCGCCCAGAAGTTTACCCACAGCCAAACCAATTCAAACCAGAACGCTTTTTAGAAAGACAATTTTCCCCTTATGAATATTTACCCTTTGGTGGCGGAAATCGTCGGTGTATTGGTTTAGCCTTTGCTCAGTATGAAATGAAAATTGCCCTCGCCACAATTTTGTCGCAGTTCCAAGTCTCTTTACTAAATCAACGCCCAGTGCGTCCCGTGCGCCGTGGTTTAACTTTAGCCTCACCCGCCGGAATGCAAATGGTAGCCACACCACAAAACAAGTGCTGA